The following is a genomic window from Lysinibacillus sp. G4S2.
TCAGCACCTGCTTTAAGCATTGCTAATCCGTATTCAGCAACATCAACACCTGCAATTTTAGCTAGTTCCTCACCAGCTTTTACATCTTGCTCTGTGCAAGTTGGAGATTTGAATAACAATGTATCAGAAACGATGGCAGAAAGCATTAATCCAGCGATGTTTGCTGGGATTTCTACGCCATTTTCCTTGAAAATTTTGTTTAAAATCGTTGCAGTACAGCCTACAGGTTCTGCACGGTAGTATAGTGGATCAGCTGTTTGGAAGTTAGCAATACGGTGATGATCAATTACTTCTGTAATTTGTACTTCTTCAATGCCATCAGCTGATTGCTGGAATTCATTGTGATCCACAAGAATTACTTTTTCTGCTTCTCCAACTACTGAAGTAATTAATCGAGGTGCCTCAAAGCCAAATTTGTCTAATGCAAATTTTGTTTCATTATTTACTTCCCCAAGACGCACAGCTTCAGCATCTACTCCGATTTGTTGCTTTAAATATGCATATACAAGTGCAGACGTTATTGTGTCTGTATCTGGATTTTTATGGCCAAAAACTAAAACTTTACTCATTAAATTAATTCCTCCTAAATGGCAATAACATTTGTATTTTATTTTATCATACCTTATGGACTAACATGATATAAAGTGAAACTTTGTCTGAATAGGTTCATAACGTGTGGTTGATTTCTTTGATAGAAAGAGCTTGTTTTTCGATAAAAGCCCAAATAGTTTCGATAAAATGAGATTTTGTTTCGATAAAAGCTCAAATAGTTTCGATAAAGAGCGATTTTGTTTCGATAAATCAAAGTATGATTTCCTTTTCGACTGGAGGCGTCCGATGAGCCGCTTTGGCCTACACGATGTAGGTCACGAAGGCGTTATCACAGGACGTGATGTTTTTAGCCTTCGTTCCTCTGCTTGCCCGCTCCATGGTCTCATCTGTGACACTGATCCCCAAGGAATCGCTCAATCTGCACTCCGAGCAACTTATATACATGACATACGTTTTAACAAATTGTTATCCTCAACCTTTAACAACTAGGTAAAAATTACCTTAAATTACTATTCGTTGATTATTATTTAATTTATTATAATTATATATTTTTACCATCCTGTTTTTAACAATTAATAATAACAATGTGTAGTTAATTAAAAAATTTTACTAAAAATAGATATATAGTTGCGTTTTTATATTTAAGAAACCGTAATTTTATGCTATCATCAGGTAGTCTATATTTTAGGATATACAAGAAATGGGGATTACGATGACAAAGAAGATGGAAAAAAAGTATATTCCTTTAGCAAATTATTTTGAAGTAGCTTTACAACAAGAAATTACTTTATCTTTTAGTGAACTAGAAAATATTATGGGACAAGCCTTACCAAATGCCGCTTACTTGAATAGAAGCTGGTGGAAGAAAACAAAACCCCCTCTCTCTCACTATTTGTCATGGACAAATGCAGGCTACTATGTCATTGATGTGAAGCTCGGCACAAGTGTAACTTTCTCTCGTACACAAATGAAGACTACAAGCAACATTTCTAATAATGACGATAACCAATCTGCCTACATAATTCGTGCAATTGAAGCATCCGACGCTAGATCATTTATTCATTTACAAGAAGAAATTTTCCAACAAACTGATTTCATGTATAACATACAAAACGAATTAGATCTTACAGTTCAACAGCTTCGTAAAGATTTAGTCTATTGGAAACAACTGAAAAACCGTACGATTTTACTTTGTATATTAAATGGGATTTTTGCTGGCTACGCCGTCGTCCATGGATATAAACACTCTAAAGCTAAACATGTTGCATCAATCCGCATAGCTGTTATGGAAAAGTATCAACGACAAGGTATTGGTTCAGCTCTTATGAAGGCAGTTGAAAGTTGGTCTAAACAGCGAGATATTTCACGCTTAGAGTTAACTGTTATGGAACATAATGACAGCGCTTTAAATTTGTTTAAAAAACTAGGGTTTCAACAAGAAGGTATTCGACAAAATGCTATTAAACTAAATGATGCCTTTATTAACGAATATAGCTTAAGTAAAATTTTATAAGCTTCTTTTTCAAGGATGTCTAAATATTATTTGGACATCTTTTTTATGTGTAGCCTTGTAAAATAAAAAACGCATAGATCAGTACATATCTACGCGTTGTAATATATTTAGAAAACTTGCTTTTCTCTTGCTGCATCTAAGAATAATAAATTATTTTCTAATAGCTCATACGATTGCTGATATTTCTCATATTGCGTCTTATCCTGACTGACCATTTCCTCAATTAGCGCATGTAAAAACGAAAACAAAACCGGAATAACGTCCAATGAAGATTGCTTCTTCATACCAAGTGTAAATAACGCACTTGCATATTCCCGAACAGACGATAACGCTGAACTAGTAATGGCAATAATTTTTGCCTTTTTCTTTTTTGCAATTTCTACAATCGTTTGAATATCGTTTGAATGCTTGTCCCATGAAAAAACGATTAACGTCGTATGCTCACCCATACTGTTAATTTGCTGTACAATATCATCTGATTCTGAGCGAAGCTGTTTCACATTTGGACGTAAAGTTTTCAGTGTGGACGATAACCAATTTGCAATGGACGCAGCTTGACGAGTACCTAAAATGTATACATTATCTGCCTCATGCATCCATTTTGAGCTTTTTCGAAGCATGTTATCGCTAATCAAATGAATCGTATCTTGAATGTTTTGAATATCACGTTGCATTATCTTACTAAAATTCGAAGCATTCCCCTTACTTGTAGAATATGTAGGTTGAAAACTCACCTCATCATTTTGCGTCATTAAGTAGCTTCTAATTTCATCTTGAAGCTCTACATAGCCCGATAAATCCATCGCATAACAAAAACGTATAACTGTCGATTCACTAACATTAGCTTGTCTACCAACTTCCGCTGCGCCGTTCCCAATTACAACTGAAGGATTATTCATAACAAATTGTGCAACTTTACGCTGCCCCTTCGACAGTCTAACAAACCTTCTTTTTATTTCTTCATTAATACTCATTTCTAACAACCTTTCTTTCAATAAAATTTCAAGAATGGAGATTGTTCCTTACTGACTGTAAATTCGATTAAAAATACAGTATCACGATTGCAATCTGAATACAATGACTTTTCAGAAAAATCTTTAACGCTTTAACTTGCTAATATGATGGTTCGTGGGAAATATCATTACAGCAATATTATTCATAGTATCTTTATCAACTTAATCTAAACAGTTTAATTTTGTATTGATTTGGATCATCACCATAACGTAGGGTTAATTACCGTTCCGACTGGGTGCTTTCCTCAGAGCGCCCGATGAGCCATTGATTTATAATTCTAACAGATTAATCAAAATATTTGTATAAAAATTAATAACAACTCATTTTTATGTATTTAAAAAGCAAAATAATTGCGCTTTAATTATTGTATCGGCACCAAAAACATATAAAAATGTCTTGGACTATTGTTAATCCAAGACATGATTCATTCTGCTATTCTAATTCGATTTGTTTCGTTTCTTTACCTAAGAACACTACCCCAACAACACCAATAATAATCGCTCCGCAGAAAATTGCAAAGATGAAGCCGATATCATAACCTGCTGTTAATAAAACTCCTACTAACAGAGGACCAAAAATACCACCAATACGCCCAGCAGCTGCTGCCATTCCTGCACCAGTACCACGAATAATTGCAGGATACTGCTCTGGTGTGTAGGCATAAAGTGCACCCCATGCC
Proteins encoded in this region:
- a CDS encoding MurR/RpiR family transcriptional regulator; this encodes MSINEEIKRRFVRLSKGQRKVAQFVMNNPSVVIGNGAAEVGRQANVSESTVIRFCYAMDLSGYVELQDEIRSYLMTQNDEVSFQPTYSTSKGNASNFSKIMQRDIQNIQDTIHLISDNMLRKSSKWMHEADNVYILGTRQAASIANWLSSTLKTLRPNVKQLRSESDDIVQQINSMGEHTTLIVFSWDKHSNDIQTIVEIAKKKKAKIIAITSSALSSVREYASALFTLGMKKQSSLDVIPVLFSFLHALIEEMVSQDKTQYEKYQQSYELLENNLLFLDAAREKQVF
- a CDS encoding manganese-dependent inorganic pyrophosphatase produces the protein MSKVLVFGHKNPDTDTITSALVYAYLKQQIGVDAEAVRLGEVNNETKFALDKFGFEAPRLITSVVGEAEKVILVDHNEFQQSADGIEEVQITEVIDHHRIANFQTADPLYYRAEPVGCTATILNKIFKENGVEIPANIAGLMLSAIVSDTLLFKSPTCTEQDVKAGEELAKIAGVDVAEYGLAMLKAGADLSDKSLVDLLSLDAKEFQFGEYKSVVAQVNAVDINDVLGRQEELEILLNKNVAENGLDLFFFVVTDILNNDSTAVAIGQVAEAAAKGFGAELVNNRVILPGVVSRKKQIVPVLTEALK
- a CDS encoding GNAT family N-acetyltransferase → MGITMTKKMEKKYIPLANYFEVALQQEITLSFSELENIMGQALPNAAYLNRSWWKKTKPPLSHYLSWTNAGYYVIDVKLGTSVTFSRTQMKTTSNISNNDDNQSAYIIRAIEASDARSFIHLQEEIFQQTDFMYNIQNELDLTVQQLRKDLVYWKQLKNRTILLCILNGIFAGYAVVHGYKHSKAKHVASIRIAVMEKYQRQGIGSALMKAVESWSKQRDISRLELTVMEHNDSALNLFKKLGFQQEGIRQNAIKLNDAFINEYSLSKIL